Within the Solwaraspora sp. WMMA2056 genome, the region CGGATCTTCCGTTTCGTCCGGACGATCCGCTGGGCCATGGTCGCCTCCGGCACCAGGAAGGCCCGGGCCACCTCGGCGGTGGTCAGCCCGGCCAGGCAGCGGAGGGTCAGCGCCACCCGGTCCTGCGCGGTCAGCGCCGGGTGGGCGCAGGTGAAGAAGAGCGCCAGGCGGTCGTCTGGCAACTCCTGGTCGCCGTCGGCCGCCGGCGCCGGATCGGCCCGGTCCGCCTCGGCCTGCAGGACGGCCAGCCGTAGTGCCAGGTTGCGGTCGCGCCGGATCCGGTCGACCGCCCGGCGCCGGGCGGTGGTCAGCAGCCAGGCGCCGGGTCGGGTCGGTACGCCGGAGACCGGCCAGTGCCGCAGGGCCGCCTCGACTGCCTCGGCGGCGACCTCCTCGGCCAGGTGCAGGTCACCGAAGCGGCGTACCAGGGTGGCGAGCAGCCGGCCGTGCTCCTCCCGGAACACGGCCTCCACCGAGGTCCGCACCGCGGCGACGGCTTCCTCGTCGCCATGGTGCTCCCGCCGCCCGTCGGTGACCATCCGCGCTCACATCCCGAAGTCGGCGACCGGCCGCACCTGCACGGACCCGCCGTCGCGGGCACCGGGCGAGCGGGCCGCCCAGTCCAGGGCGACGTCGAGGTCCGGCACGTCGATGATGTCGTACCCGCCGAGCACCTCGCGGGCTTCGGCGAACGGCCCGTCGGTGACGACCCGTTGCCCGTCGGGGTCGACCTTCACCGACGTGCAGGTGGTCAGGTCGGCCAGGGCGTTGCCGCTGACCCAGATCCCGGCGTCCTTCATCTCCTTGTCGTACGCCATCCAGTCCTCGACCGTGCACTGCGGCACGGTCGGCTCGGGGGCGTCGGTGGGCGCGCTGACGAACAGCAGCATGTACTTCATGGTTCTCCTCGCTGAGGCGTACGTCGCCATCTGCGGTAACGACGATCGGCGACCGGCCGGATCGACACCACCACCTCAACCGTCTTGAGACCGACCCGGGCCGGCGTCGTCGGTTTCGGCGAGGATGCCGTAGAGCTTGCGGCGGGTCTCGTCGAGCACCCGGACCGCCCGCTCGCGCTGCTCCGCGTTGCCGTTCATCAGCACGTGCCGCAGCACCTGCATCGTCTGCATCCCGGACTCGCGCACATCGTGCCAGCTGTCGACGGTCTCCGGGGCGAGCTCGGTCCACGGGGCGGCCTGCGCCGCCTGCTCGGCCTCGGGCCGACCGGCGTCGGTGAGCGCGTAGCGCTTGCGTCCGCCGCCGGCGCCTTCGGCAGTGCCGACGATCAGGCCCTCGTCCTCGAGTAGTTGCAGGGTGGGATAGATGGAGCCGGGGCTGGGGCGCCAGGCGCCCCCGGTGCGGGAGTCCAGTTCCTGGATCATCTCGTAGCCGTGCATCGGCCCGTCGACGAGCAGGGCCAGCACCGCGGCCCGCACGTTGGGTCGCCGCCGCCGACCGCCACCTCGGCCACCGCCGCCCATGCCCCGGCCACCGAACGGGCCGCCGGGCCCGAATGGCCCGCCCGGTCCGCCGGGTCCACCGAAGCCGGGCCCGAAGGGTGGGAACCCGGCGCCGCGCAGGAAGGCCCCTGGGCCACCCCGTGATCTGTCGCGTCTCATGTAAACCTCCACTGAAGGATCGTTGATACGTTCACGATATATCGGGAAGCTGTCGGCGACAACCCGGAGTGCCAAGTGAAATACGCGACACCCCGACACGACATGTAGGTGCCTACCGCGAAGCCACCCACCAGATATAGTCCCGGACGCAACTGGTTCGGCCGGGCAGCCAGCCCGGCCGAGGCAACAGGGAACCCGGCGCGAATCCGGGACTGCCCCGCAGCGGTGAGTGGGAACGACCGCCGTCGAGCACACTGGGCCACCCCGGCCTGGGAAGTGACGGCCAGTAGGTGACCGGCATGTCCGGTCCGGCCCACAAGTCCGAAGACCTGCCGTTGTGCCGGATACGCCGAACGCGTACCCGGTGGTCCGATCGCCGCGCGGGACGGCCGACGGCTGCGACGCGTTGGCCATCGCGCGTTCGCGCCCGTCTGCCTGCCCGCCCGGCCTCCCACGAGGCGATGCCAGGAGGCACCACAGGTGACCGTCGTCACACATCCCGCCGCTACCGCACCGGCGGCCACGCCCGGTCAGCAGCCGACCCGAATCCGCGACCGAGCGGGGACCGCCACGCCGGTCGACCCCGACCGACTCCGCGACGCGGTACGGCGCCACGCCGACGGCCTCGCCGACGTCGACCCGGGGCGGGTCGCGGCCAGGACGCTCAGCGGTCTCTACGACGGCATCACCACCGCCGAGTTGACCCGGCTGCTGATCCAGACCGCAGCCGACCTGATCGGCGAGGACCCGCAGTACTCCCGCCTGGCCGCCCGGCTGCTCGCCGACCAGATCGGCACCGAGGTCCGCCGGCAGGGCATCGGCTCGTTCAGCCAGGCGATCCGACTCGGGCACACCCACGGACTCGTCGGTGACGAGACGGCCCGGTTCGTCGCCGAGCACGCCGCCGACCTCGACGCCGCCACCGACCCGGCCGCCGACCGCCGGTTCGAGTACTTCGGGCTGCGGACCGTCTACGACCGCTACCTGCTGCGCCACCCCACCAACCGACAGGTGGTCGAGACACCGCAGTACTGGCTGCTGCGGGTGGCCTGCGGACTGTCCGACACCCCGACCGAAGCGGTCGACTTCTACCGGCTGATGTCGTCGCTGGCGTACCTGCCCAGCTCGCCGACGCTGTTCAACTCCGGCACCCGGCACACCCAGATGTCGTCGTGCTTCCTGGTCGACTCCCCCCGCGACGAGCTCGACTCGATCTACGACCGGTACGCCCAGGTGGCGAAGCTGTCCAAGTACGCCGGTGGGATCGGCATCTCCTGGTCCCGGATCCGCTCGCGGGGTGCGCTGATCCGGGGCACCAACGGACTGTCCAACGGGATCGTGCCGTGGCTGCGCACCCTGGACGCCTCGGTGGCCGCCGTCAACCAGGGCGGCCGACGCAAGGGCGCGGCCTGCGTCTACCTGGAGCCGTGGCACGCCGACATCGAGGAGTTCCTGGAGCTGCGGGACAACACCGGCGAGGACGCCCGGCGCACCCACAACCTCAACCTGGCCAACTGGATCTGCGACGAGTTCATGCGCCGGGTCGACGCCGACGCGACGTGGTCGCTGTTCAACCCGGCCGACGTACCGCAGTTGCCCGACCTGTACGGCGCCGAGTTCGACACCGCGTACCGGGCCGCCGAGGCCGCCGGGCTCGCCGTGCGCCAGGTTCCCGCCCGCGACCTGTACGGACGGATGATGCGCACCCTGGCACAGACCGGCAACGGCTGGATGACCTTCAAGGACCGGTCCAACCTGCTGTGCAACCAGACCGGGGAACCGGGCAACGTGGTGCACCTGTCCAACCTGTGCACCGAGATCGTCGAGGTCTCCTCGGACACCGAGACCGCCGTGTGCAACCTGGGCTCGATCAACCTCGGTGCCCACCTGACCGCAGCTGCGACCTCGACTGCGGCCGGGGCCACGGCCGCCGACGTGGACTGGGCACGGCTGCGCGACACGGTCCGCACCGCCGTGGTCTTCCTCGACCGGGTCATCGACATCAACTACTACCCGAGTACGCAGGCCGCGGCGTCCAACCCGCGCTGGCGCCCGATCGGGCTGGGCATGATGGGGCTGCAGGACGTGTTCTTCGCCCTCGGTCTGCCGTTCGACTCAGCGCCCGCCCGGGAGCTGTCCACCCGGATCGCCGAGGAGATCTACCTGACCGCACTGGAGACCTCCGCCGGGTTGGCGCAACAGTACGGGCCGCACCCGGCGTACCCGCAGACCCGGGTGGCGCGCGGGCAACTGCACCCCGACCTGTGGGGCGCCGAGCCGACCCAGACCGAGCGCTGGGCGGCGCTGCGGGTGCGGGTCGCCGAGCACGGACTGCGCAACTCGCTGCTGGTGGCGATCGCCCCGACGGCGACCATCGCCTCGATCGCCGGCTGCTACGAGTGCATCGAGCCACAGGTGTCCAACCTGTTCAAACGCGAAACCTTGTCCGGGGAGTTTCTGCAGGTCAACACTGCCCTGGTGGGACGGCTGAAGGCAGCCGGGCTGTGGACGGCGGCGGTCCGCGAGCAGATCACCCGGGCCGAGGGGTCGATCCAGCAGATCACCGCCATCCCGGCCGAGGTACGGCAGCTGTTCCGTACCGCCTGGGAGCTGCCGCAGCGGGCGCTGATCGACCTGGCCGCCGCCCGAGCACCGTACATCGACCAGAGTCAGTCGTTGAACTTGTTCATGGCCGCACCGACGATCGGCAAACTGTCGTCGATGTACCGCTACGCCTGGCAGTCAGGTCTGAAGACCACCTACTACCTGCGGTCGCGTCCGGCGACCCGGATCCAGCAGGCCACGGTCTCCGTCACGCCGACCGCACCGGTCGACACCGGGGCGGTGGCCTGCTCCCTGGAGAACGCCGAGTCCTGCGACGCCTGCCAGTGACGCCCCCCACCGAGATGCCGGGAGAGACCACCACGATGACACCGCGCCCGATGCTGCTCGACCCGGGGATGGACCTGACCCTGCGGCCGATGCGCTACCCGCACTTCTTCGACCGCTACCGCGACGCGATCAAGAACACCTGGACGGTGGAGGAGGTGGACCTGCACTCCGACCTGGCCGACCTGGACCGGCTCAGCCCGGCCGAACGGCACCTGGTCAGCCGGCTGGTCGCCTTCTTCGCCACCGGGGACACGATCGTCGCCAACAACCTGGTACTCAACCTCTACCAGCACGTCAACAGCCCGGAGGGGCGGCTCTACCTGTCCCGGCAGCTGTTCGAGGAGGCGGTACACGTCCAGTTCTACCTGAACCTGCTGGACACCTACGTCCCCGACGAGCAGGAGCGGACCGCCGCGTTCGCCGCGATCGACAACATTCCGTCGATCAAGCGCAAGGCCGACTTCTGCTTCCGCTGGATCGACTCCCTCTTCGGGGTGCGGGAGCTGCGGACCCGCGACGACCGGCGGGCCTTCCTGCTCAACCTGATCTGCTTCGCCGCCTGCATCGAAGGGCTGTTCTTCTACGGGGCCTTCGCCTACGTGTACTTCCTGCGGTCCCGGGGGCTGCTGCACGGCCTCGCCTCCGGCACCAACTGGGTGTTCCGCGACGAGTCGATGCACATGGCGTTCGCCTTTGACGTCGTCGACACGGTCCGCGGGGAGGAGCCGGACCTGTTCGACGACGAGATGGCCGAGCAGGTCCGCCAGATGCTCGCCGAGGCGGTCGAGGCCGAGGCACAGTTCGCCGAGGACCTGCTCGGCCGGGGCGTGCCCGGGTTGTCGCTGGCCGACATGCGCCTGTACCTGCAGCACGTCGCCGACCGCCGGCTCGCCCAGCTGGGCATCGCCCCGCTGTACGGCGCGACCAACCCGTTCGCCTTCATGGAGCTGCAGGACGTACAGGAGCTGTCGAACTTCTTCGAGCGCCGGGTCTCCGCGTACCAGGTGGGGGTGAGCGGGGCGGTGAGCTTCGACGAGGAGTTCTGAGCGGCCCGCCGCCGAGGTGGGGTCGGCCGGTCATCCGACCGGCTGGCCCACCGGCTGCGCTTCGCCGACCCGCCCGCGCCGGAATCCCGGGTACGTCAGCACGAAGGTGCTCACCGCGGCCATCAGCACCGCGCCGACCAGCACCGGCAGCGGCGCCCAGACCGCGTACAGGGCGGTGCTGGCGGTCGGTGCCAGGACGAAGGTCAGCCCGTTGGTGACGCCGATCAGCCCGGCGAGGCCGCCCTGTTCTTCCCGGTCGACGGCGAGCGTCGGTCCGGCGACGTAGCCGGGCATGGCGACGCCGAGGCCGAGACCGATCAGCGCCATCGCGACGATCAGCACGGCCCGGTGGGTGTCCGGGACGAGCAGCACGAAGCCGATCAGCGCCACCAGACAACCGACCCGTAGCAGCAGCGCCGGCCGCCAGCCGCTGCGGGGCACCACCACCGTCTGGGCGAGCACCATCCCGGCCCCGGCGGCCAGCAGCGCGCCGCCGGTGAGCAGGCCGGTGGCCTCGGCGTCGAGGCCGAACCGGTCCTGGACGAGGAAGCCGCTGACCACCTGGACGAACCCGAGCGCGGTGAACATGCCGAGCCCGGTCAGCAGGTACGGCCACACCCGGGCGTCCCACGGGCTGACCCGGACCGGGTCGGCGATCAGGTCGGTACGGGTCTGCCGGCGCAGCCGTACCGCGACGGCGGTGAGCCCGACGGCGAGCAGCGCCGGGACCGCCAGCAACGGCGCCATCAGGCCGAACCCGGCCAGCAGGCCGCCGACGAGGGCACCGGCGACCATCGCGACGCCCTGCACCGCGCCGATCCCGGCCATGCCGCGCACCCGGGCCGCCGGGTCGGGGGTGACGTCGGCGATGTACGCCTGGGCGGTGGGCGCCACCGCCGCGATGGCGGTGCCGAAGCCGACGCCCCGGAACACCACGAAGAGCAGGAACAGCGCGGTGCCGGTGACGATGCCGCGCATGCCGAGGTCGGCGAGCAGCGCGAACAGTGCCGTCGTCGTGGTGGCCAGGGCGAGCGCCGCGACCAGCACCGGTTTGCGGCCCCACGATTGGCTGCGCCGGCCCCACATCTGACTGGTCACCACCATCATCAGGGCGGAGACACTGATCATGACACCGACCTGCCATTCGGCGAGGCCGATCTGACGCGACAGCGGGGCGATGATCGGGTTCAGTGACATCTGGCCGAGGAAGACCAGGAACACCGCGCCGAGCAGCAGCGGGATCTGCGGCCGTGGCGCGGTGCCCGACTCGGGCACGACGGTGGCGCCACGGGGGATCATGCGGCCACGCTAGCCACCGGTGATCAGCTGCCCAAGGACGCCGGTCACATCCGTCGACCCGGGCGTGAGCTACGACGACCCGGGGCTGAGCTGCGACGGCGCCCGCGTCAGCTGAGCAGACTGTCGCCGATCCAGCCGTCGGGCGCGCACCCGGGCGGGATCGCGAAGACCGCCGACCCGATCGGGGTGACCCACTCGTTGAGCAGGTCGTGTTCGGCCAGCCGGCGTTGGATCGGCAGGAACTGCGCGTCGATGTCCGCCTGGTAGGCGGCGAAGATGAGCCCGCTGTCGGGGGTGCCGTCGGCACCGGGGACACCGTCGTAGTTGTACGGCCGACGCAGGATCTTGTAGCGGTCGTCGGAGACGTGCGCCCGGGTGACATGTGCGAAGTCCGGCATGATCGGCAGCCCGACCTCGTTGACCGCCGCGAAGTCGGGGACGTCGGTCTCCTTCTCCCCTGTCAGCGGCGCGCCGGTGTCGAGCCGGCGGCCGATCACCAGTTCCTTGTCCACCCGGCCGAGCTTGTCCCAGGTCTCCATCTCGGTCCGGATCCGGCGGACCACCAGGGTGCTGCCGTCACGGTGCCAGGCCGGACCGTCGTCGACCCAGACGGCGGTGTCGAAGTCGGCGGTGCCGGGCGTCGGGTTCCCGGTGCCGTCGATCTGCCCCATGATGTTGCGCTGGGTGTGCGCCTCGTGCTCCACGCCCCGGCCACGGCGGAAGCCCTGCTGCACCCAGCGGACCGAGGCGAACGGCCGGGTGTCCTTGATCAGCATCCGCTGGGCGTGCGCGACCGTGATCGGGTCGTCGGCGCAGATCTGCAGCAGCAGATCACCGCCGGACCAGCCCGGCTCCAGCCGGTCGATGGCGAACGGCGGCAGATCGGTGACCGACGACGGGCGGCGCTCGGCGATCCCGGCGGCGGCGTACAGCTGTGGTCCGAACCCGAAGGTGACGGTGAGCCGGGCCGGCAGCACGGCGAGCTCGGGTTCGGTGTCGGCCAGCGGTGGCACGCCCTGGGTGAGCCGGGCGGCGTCGTCGCTGAGCAGCCGCAGCAGCCGGACCAGCGCGGCCCGGTCGGTCGCCGGGCCCAGGGTGAAGGCGACGAACGCGGCGTACGCCTGCGGCGGGGTGTCCACCCCGGCCTGGCGGGGTCCGTGGAACGGCACCGTCTCGGTGCCGAAGTCGACCGGCGCCAACGTGGCCGCCCCGGTCGGGGCGGCCGCCGGAGACTCCTCGCGCGAGGCCGCCGCCGAGACCGCCGCCCCGCCTGCGAGGGCACCGCCGAGCGCGGCGGCCCCGCCGGTGAGCAGCAGCCGGCGGTCCACCTGCGGTGGTACGGGTTGATCGGTCATGCCGGTTCAGCCGTGGTCCATGCCCGTGCCCGGGTCGTAGCTCTCCTCGGCACCGGCGAACGGCTTGGCGACGGCGGTGAACTGCGACGTCGCGCCGTCGGCGAAGGTCACCGTGAAGGTGACCTCGTCGCCGGGCTGCACCGGTTGCGCGATGTCCATCAGCATGATGTGGTCGCCGCCGGGTTCGAGGGTGTGGCTGCCGCCGGCGGGAACGACGATCCCGCCCGGCTTCTCCCGCATCACCATCGCGCCGTCGGCCATCGCCATCTCGTGCAGCTCGATCGGCGAGATGTCAGTGCTGACGCCGGTGATGGTGATGTCGGCGTCGGTGTCGTTGACCAGCACCCCGAACGCGGCGGTCATGCCGTCGTCGGCGGCCTTCACCCACGGGTCGCGCACCACGAGGCCGGCCGTGGCCTCGGCCGACGCCGTCGCACCGGCCGACGCGTCCGGGCTGGGCTGCGCCTGGCTGGAAGCGTCGCCGTCGCCGCAGCCGGCAAGGGTGACGGCGAGGGCGAGGCCGGCGACGCCGGACAGCACCGCACGGAGCGTGGCGGTGCGCCGGACCGGGGCCGGCTGGAGCGCTGATGACATGCGGGTTCTCCTCACGAGTCGTACGACGGAAGTAGTCGCCGCACCGGCCCGGTCGGTTCCCGCAGTGAACTAGCTCACACGCCGGCGGCCGCGCAGGACGACGACGGCGGCCCCGCCGATCAGCAGCACCACGGCACCGGCGAAGGCGAGCAGCCACCCTCGGCGGCTCCCGTCCCCGGCCTCGTCCGAACCGGCCGCCGCACCGTCCTGGGCCGAATCCGCCGACGCACCGGTGAGCGGGACGTTCACCGCGAACCGGAACGCACCCTGCACCGGATGTCCGTCCACCGAGACCACCCGGTACGCGACCGTGTAGACGCCGTCGGGCAACGGCTGCACCGGGCGCACGATGCCCCGTTGCTGGTCGACGGTCGGCCCGTCGACCGGCATCTGAGCGCCGGCGGCGTCGCTGACCACGATCGTGGTGTAGTCGCCGTTGAGCGGTTCGGTGAAGGTCAGCACGATCTCCTCGGGCGACTGCGCCACCCGGGTGTTCTGGCCTGGTTGACTAGCCGACAGTGCGGCGTGCGCCGCAGCCGGGGAGGCCGGACCGACGACCACCACGGCGGCGAACAGCGCCGCCATGGCCCCTCGGGCGACCCGGACGGGTAGGGCTGATCTGGGCACGGACGGGACCTCCTGTCACAACGGCACCAGCGGCGGCCGGATCGCCATTCGATCATCCGACGGCGGCACCGGGCGAGGCCCGGCCGGTGCGATTCCACGGCCGGTCGCGGTCGCGGGAACCCGACCCTACGACGGGCCGACTGATGTTGCGTCGACGAGGGGAGGGCATCGGGTGCGGTCACGGACACGATGGTGGGTGCCGACGACGGTGGCGACCGCGGCGATGGCGGTGTCGATGCTGCCGCTGTACGCGGTCAGCGCGCTCGGTCCATACCTGGCCGAGGACCTGGGCGTGTCCCGGGCGGCGGTCGGGGTGCCGGTGACGGTCGCGTTCGCGGTGGCCGCGACGGTGTCGCTGGTCGCCGGTCGGCTGGTCGACACGGTCGGCGCCCGCCGGGGGTTGCTGTGGTTGGCCGCGATCGTCGCGGCGGCGCTGCTGACCGGTGCCACCGCCGGCAGTTACCCGGTACTGGTCGTCGCGGTGGCGGTGACCGGCCTGGGCATGGCGTTGGCGAATCCGGCGACGAACGTGCTGGTGGCGACGATGGTGCCGGCGCACCGACGGGGCGACGCGATCGGGGTGAAGCAGTCCGGGGTGCAGCTCGCCGCAGCACTGTGCGGGCTCGGGCTGCCGGTGGTCGCGGCGGTCCGGGGGTGGCCGGCCGGCCTGGGTCTGGCCGGGCTGTTGGCCCTGGGGCTGCTCGCCGCGACGTGGTGGCAGGTGCCACGCCCGGCGCCACGTGACGCCGCAGGCGGACCGTGGTGGCGGTGGTCGCGGCCACCGGGCTGGGTGGTCGGGCTGATGGGCTACTCGCTGCTGCTGGGTACCGGCCTGTCCGCGGTCAACACCTACCTGCCGCTGTACGGCGTACAGCAGCTGAGATTGACCGGATGGTCGGCCGGGACGCTGCTGGCGGTGTTCGGTGCCGCCGGTGTCGTCGGCCGGCTGTGGTGGACCCGGTCGGCGGACCGGCGCGCGGAGGTGACCTCGGTGCTCGCCGCACTGTCGCTGGTGGCCACCGCGTCGGCGGTGCTGGTGCTGGCGGCCGGGCTCTTCCCGCCGCTGGTGTGGTGCGGCGCGATCGGCGTCGGGATCTCGGCGACCGGGGCGAACGCGGTGTCGATGCTCGCCGTGGTCCGCGCCACGACCACACCCGGGCACGCCTCGGCGCTGGTGTCGACCGGGTTCTTCGGCGGGTTCGTCGTCGGGCCGGTCGGTTTCGGGGTCGTCGCCGATCTCGGCGGGTACGGGGTCGCCTGGTCGACGGTCGCCGTCGTGTTCGCCGCCGCTGGCGTGGCCGGGTGGCGGCTGGCCGTCACCCGGGCGGCAGCCCGGTCCGACACGACCGGCGGCGGGCCGCTCACCCGGCCCGTCGCACCGGCCGACAGGACGGCACCGTCGTGACCCGACCGCGTACGCCGTCGCCGACCGGGACGGCCGCCGCGCCCGCGCACCGGGCCGCGCTGGACGCGATGCTGGGCCGGCTCCCCCGGATCCACGCCGCCGTCGGCGACCGCTTCCCGCTCTACGCCGACCCGGCCACCGGGGAGTGGACCAGCACCCGGCGCGGGTCGTGGACCGGGGGCTTCTGGGCCGGGCTGCACTGGCTCAGCCTGGCCGTGCACCCGGACACGCTCGCGCGGGAGCAGGCGTCGACGGTGACCGGCCGGTTGTCGGCGCGGGCCGGCGACGACACGGTGACCCGGGCGATGACGTTCTGGTACGGCGCCGCCGCGACCGGCGGACGGCTCTGCCGGGACCCGGCGGCCGACCAGGTGGCGGCGGTCGGCGCGCGGGCGCTGGCCGCGTCGTTCGAACCCGGGTACGGCGTGTTCCCGGTCGGGACGGCGTTCGGCGGGCCGCCGCAGCCCCGGATCGGCATCGATGCGCTCGCCGCCGTGGTGGCGCTGATGAGCTGGGCCGACGAACCGCCCGGGTACCGGCGGCTCGCCCGCCGGCACGCCCGGGCCTGCGCCCGACTGCTGGTCACCGACGAGGGCCAGGTGCTGGCCGAGCGCACCCTGCCCGCCGACCGGCCGCCGCCGGCCCGCGAGCAGGTGTGGGCACGCGGGCAGGCGTGGGGCATGCTCGGTTTCGCCGTCGCCGCCGACCGGCTCGGCGGCGAGTTCACGTCGGTGGCGCGGCGGGTCACCGACTGGTGGCTGGCGACCGTGGGTCCGCCGGGGGCGCCGCTGGCGGTGTTCGGCCGGGCCGGTGCCCCGCTGGACAGCTCGGCGGCGGCGATCGCAGCCGCGGCGATGTGGACGCTCGGCGGTCAGCCGGCGCGGTGGGCGCAGCGGTACCGGCAGGCCGCCACCGCCACCGTCGACGCCCTCGTCGTCGGCCACCTGGCCGACAACGGGGCGCTGCGGGACGGCTGCTACGACCCCGACCGCGACATCGCCTGCCGGCACGAGCTGATCTGGGGTGACTACTTCCTGGCCGCCGTGCTGGCGCTGCGCTGCGGCGCGGTGCCGGTGGCCGCCTGGTAGTCGGCGAGCAGTCGGGTGGCGACGGTGGTGACGTGCCACTCGTCCGGGCCGTCGAGGATCCGGGCCGCCCGCGCGGCACGCAGCAGCATCGCCAGTGGCGTGTCGTCGGTCAACCCTTCGGCCCCGTACACCTGGATGGCCCGGTCCACGACGGCGTGGAACGCCCGGGCGGTGACGACCTTGGCGGTGCCGGTCGGGATCCGGGCGTCGCCCCCGGCCGCCACCGACGCGACCGCCGCGTGGGTGAGGGCCCGGGCGGCGGCCAGTTCGGCGTGGCTGTCGAAGACGTGACCGTGCAGCAGCTGCTTGTCGGCCAGCGGGTGCGGCCCGACCCGGCGACGCACCAGCCGGTCGCGCATCAGGTCGAACGCGCGGGCGGACTGGCCGAGCCAGCGCAGGCAGCGCAGGGTACGGCCCAGGTGCAGCCGGCCGGCGACGATCCGCAGGCCGGCTCCGGCGTCGCCGATCAGATGATCGGCGGGGACCCGGACGCCGTCCAGGTCGATCTCGTACTGCCCGCCCACGCCGAGCACCGGCAACTGCCGCACGATCCGGTAGCCGGGCGCGGTGGTCGGCACCAGCAGCAGGCTGAATCCGGCCTGGCCGCTGCCGCCTGCGGCGGCCAGCTCCGGTGCGGTCCGGCAGACCACGGTGGTGAAACCGGCGTCGGCCGCCCGGCTGGTGAACCACTTGCGACCGGTGATCACCCAGCTGCCGCCGTCGCGCTCCGCGCGGGTGGCCAGCGACATCGGGTCGGTGCCGGGCACCCCGGG harbors:
- a CDS encoding copper resistance CopC family protein encodes the protein MPRSALPVRVARGAMAALFAAVVVVGPASPAAAHAALSASQPGQNTRVAQSPEEIVLTFTEPLNGDYTTIVVSDAAGAQMPVDGPTVDQQRGIVRPVQPLPDGVYTVAYRVVSVDGHPVQGAFRFAVNVPLTGASADSAQDGAAAGSDEAGDGSRRGWLLAFAGAVVLLIGGAAVVVLRGRRRVS
- a CDS encoding Dyp-type peroxidase, encoding MTDQPVPPQVDRRLLLTGGAAALGGALAGGAAVSAAASREESPAAAPTGAATLAPVDFGTETVPFHGPRQAGVDTPPQAYAAFVAFTLGPATDRAALVRLLRLLSDDAARLTQGVPPLADTEPELAVLPARLTVTFGFGPQLYAAAGIAERRPSSVTDLPPFAIDRLEPGWSGGDLLLQICADDPITVAHAQRMLIKDTRPFASVRWVQQGFRRGRGVEHEAHTQRNIMGQIDGTGNPTPGTADFDTAVWVDDGPAWHRDGSTLVVRRIRTEMETWDKLGRVDKELVIGRRLDTGAPLTGEKETDVPDFAAVNEVGLPIMPDFAHVTRAHVSDDRYKILRRPYNYDGVPGADGTPDSGLIFAAYQADIDAQFLPIQRRLAEHDLLNEWVTPIGSAVFAIPPGCAPDGWIGDSLLS
- a CDS encoding PadR family transcriptional regulator, with the protein product MRRDRSRGGPGAFLRGAGFPPFGPGFGGPGGPGGPFGPGGPFGGRGMGGGGRGGGRRRRPNVRAAVLALLVDGPMHGYEMIQELDSRTGGAWRPSPGSIYPTLQLLEDEGLIVGTAEGAGGGRKRYALTDAGRPEAEQAAQAAPWTELAPETVDSWHDVRESGMQTMQVLRHVLMNGNAEQRERAVRVLDETRRKLYGILAETDDAGPGRSQDG
- a CDS encoding ribonucleoside-diphosphate reductase subunit alpha, coding for MTVVTHPAATAPAATPGQQPTRIRDRAGTATPVDPDRLRDAVRRHADGLADVDPGRVAARTLSGLYDGITTAELTRLLIQTAADLIGEDPQYSRLAARLLADQIGTEVRRQGIGSFSQAIRLGHTHGLVGDETARFVAEHAADLDAATDPAADRRFEYFGLRTVYDRYLLRHPTNRQVVETPQYWLLRVACGLSDTPTEAVDFYRLMSSLAYLPSSPTLFNSGTRHTQMSSCFLVDSPRDELDSIYDRYAQVAKLSKYAGGIGISWSRIRSRGALIRGTNGLSNGIVPWLRTLDASVAAVNQGGRRKGAACVYLEPWHADIEEFLELRDNTGEDARRTHNLNLANWICDEFMRRVDADATWSLFNPADVPQLPDLYGAEFDTAYRAAEAAGLAVRQVPARDLYGRMMRTLAQTGNGWMTFKDRSNLLCNQTGEPGNVVHLSNLCTEIVEVSSDTETAVCNLGSINLGAHLTAAATSTAAGATAADVDWARLRDTVRTAVVFLDRVIDINYYPSTQAAASNPRWRPIGLGMMGLQDVFFALGLPFDSAPARELSTRIAEEIYLTALETSAGLAQQYGPHPAYPQTRVARGQLHPDLWGAEPTQTERWAALRVRVAEHGLRNSLLVAIAPTATIASIAGCYECIEPQVSNLFKRETLSGEFLQVNTALVGRLKAAGLWTAAVREQITRAEGSIQQITAIPAEVRQLFRTAWELPQRALIDLAAARAPYIDQSQSLNLFMAAPTIGKLSSMYRYAWQSGLKTTYYLRSRPATRIQQATVSVTPTAPVDTGAVACSLENAESCDACQ
- a CDS encoding YciI family protein, which codes for MKYMLLFVSAPTDAPEPTVPQCTVEDWMAYDKEMKDAGIWVSGNALADLTTCTSVKVDPDGQRVVTDGPFAEAREVLGGYDIIDVPDLDVALDWAARSPGARDGGSVQVRPVADFGM
- a CDS encoding ribonucleotide-diphosphate reductase subunit beta, with product MPGETTTMTPRPMLLDPGMDLTLRPMRYPHFFDRYRDAIKNTWTVEEVDLHSDLADLDRLSPAERHLVSRLVAFFATGDTIVANNLVLNLYQHVNSPEGRLYLSRQLFEEAVHVQFYLNLLDTYVPDEQERTAAFAAIDNIPSIKRKADFCFRWIDSLFGVRELRTRDDRRAFLLNLICFAACIEGLFFYGAFAYVYFLRSRGLLHGLASGTNWVFRDESMHMAFAFDVVDTVRGEEPDLFDDEMAEQVRQMLAEAVEAEAQFAEDLLGRGVPGLSLADMRLYLQHVADRRLAQLGIAPLYGATNPFAFMELQDVQELSNFFERRVSAYQVGVSGAVSFDEEF
- a CDS encoding copper chaperone PCu(A)C, with amino-acid sequence MSSALQPAPVRRTATLRAVLSGVAGLALAVTLAGCGDGDASSQAQPSPDASAGATASAEATAGLVVRDPWVKAADDGMTAAFGVLVNDTDADITITGVSTDISPIELHEMAMADGAMVMREKPGGIVVPAGGSHTLEPGGDHIMLMDIAQPVQPGDEVTFTVTFADGATSQFTAVAKPFAGAEESYDPGTGMDHG
- a CDS encoding MFS transporter; this encodes MIPRGATVVPESGTAPRPQIPLLLGAVFLVFLGQMSLNPIIAPLSRQIGLAEWQVGVMISVSALMMVVTSQMWGRRSQSWGRKPVLVAALALATTTTALFALLADLGMRGIVTGTALFLLFVVFRGVGFGTAIAAVAPTAQAYIADVTPDPAARVRGMAGIGAVQGVAMVAGALVGGLLAGFGLMAPLLAVPALLAVGLTAVAVRLRRQTRTDLIADPVRVSPWDARVWPYLLTGLGMFTALGFVQVVSGFLVQDRFGLDAEATGLLTGGALLAAGAGMVLAQTVVVPRSGWRPALLLRVGCLVALIGFVLLVPDTHRAVLIVAMALIGLGLGVAMPGYVAGPTLAVDREEQGGLAGLIGVTNGLTFVLAPTASTALYAVWAPLPVLVGAVLMAAVSTFVLTYPGFRRGRVGEAQPVGQPVG